A single genomic interval of Syntrophaceae bacterium harbors:
- a CDS encoding aspartate aminotransferase family protein, with the protein MTNPVDTFAVEDRHMPPFFTKIPLSIERGEGIYVWDESGRRYIDFTAGWGVTCLGHAHPAIVGALAEQGRKILQNPNSGLTYSPARARLIELLTGILPPGLTRVFFSNSGAEANDAVIKLARKATGRMDVISTEQSFHGRTISTASATGQAKHRERFNPLMPNYLFVPYGDAGAVAEVLGDKTAAVILEPIQGEGGVNVPPEGYLREVEALCRKAGACLIVDEVQTGFCRTGPMFAVTELGVRPDFMTLAKGIAGGFPFGAFALTEEVSAKLEKGDHGGTYCGNPLGCAVAYAVIRHLIDNDIELNVRSVGAMIHERMLLWQQRFPAMVTDVRGRGLLLAMEMAGASTAERVFAEALKRGMILNLIQSKVIRLCPALNITPGEAEVALSILDEALEAAAGT; encoded by the coding sequence ATGACGAACCCCGTCGACACCTTCGCCGTCGAAGACAGGCACATGCCGCCGTTCTTCACCAAGATTCCCCTCTCGATTGAGCGCGGCGAGGGGATCTACGTCTGGGACGAGTCCGGGAGGCGCTACATCGACTTCACCGCCGGCTGGGGGGTCACCTGCCTGGGGCACGCCCACCCCGCCATCGTCGGGGCCCTGGCCGAGCAGGGGCGGAAAATTTTGCAGAACCCCAACTCGGGGCTCACCTACTCCCCCGCCCGCGCACGGCTCATCGAGCTGCTCACGGGGATCCTGCCGCCCGGTCTGACGCGGGTATTCTTCTCCAACAGCGGCGCCGAGGCCAACGACGCCGTCATCAAACTCGCGAGAAAGGCGACGGGGCGGATGGACGTCATCTCGACGGAGCAGAGCTTCCACGGAAGGACGATCAGCACGGCCTCCGCCACGGGGCAGGCGAAGCACCGGGAGCGGTTCAACCCGCTCATGCCGAACTACCTCTTCGTCCCCTACGGCGATGCGGGGGCCGTCGCGGAGGTTCTCGGCGATAAAACGGCAGCCGTCATCCTCGAGCCCATCCAGGGCGAGGGCGGGGTCAACGTGCCCCCGGAAGGCTACCTCCGGGAGGTCGAGGCGCTCTGCCGCAAGGCGGGCGCCTGCCTGATCGTCGACGAGGTGCAGACGGGCTTCTGCCGGACGGGCCCGATGTTCGCGGTCACGGAACTGGGCGTGCGGCCCGACTTCATGACGCTGGCCAAGGGGATCGCCGGGGGCTTCCCCTTCGGGGCCTTCGCGCTGACGGAAGAGGTGTCGGCGAAGCTCGAGAAGGGCGACCACGGCGGCACCTACTGCGGAAACCCCTTGGGCTGCGCCGTGGCCTACGCCGTGATCCGTCATCTCATCGACAACGACATCGAGCTCAACGTCCGCAGCGTCGGGGCCATGATCCACGAACGGATGCTCCTGTGGCAGCAGCGGTTCCCCGCGATGGTCACCGACGTGCGGGGGCGGGGCCTGCTGCTGGCCATGGAGATGGCCGGCGCCTCGACGGCGGAGCGTGTCTTCGCCGAGGCCCTCAAGCGGGGGATGATCCTCAACTTGATCCAGTCGAAGGTGATCCGCCTCTGCCCGGCCCTTAACATCACGCCCGGCGAGGCCGAGGTGGCCCTCTCGATCCTCGACGAGGCCCTCGAGGCAGCCGCCGGGACATGA
- a CDS encoding PAS domain S-box protein, with protein MKKDERRTKADLIEELDALRAKTARLQEAETALRDTDALYRSLAESSPVGVFFLVGGKFRFLNARFEQSTGYRADELLGQDSLVIVHPEDREQVRRDAIEMLRGRRSTPYEFRAITKDGRVRWILGTVAPVTFRGERAVHGSYMDITEQRETRQRLAEMETVGASILDALPVAVLVLRERTIRFANRAAEEVFGWKPDELTGRSTRVLYRSDAEYEEIGRRFYPVLERQRTHSEEFPCRHRDGRDILCYVSTSRIGETLQEKGIVATYEDITERKRAEADLKESEQRLHRIIDGSPIAAFVIGRDHRVLHWNRALEEMSGLRASDVIGTDGHWRAFYPAKRPCLADLLVDQAFESIPVWYADRCSPSKLIEEAYEATDYFPGLGDGGKWLRFTAAVIRDSSGSLVGAMETLEDVTERKSAEEALRESEERLRAILHGSPTPTFVIDGRHRVIGWNRALEELTGVRSDDVIGTANHSKALYGQERPTAADLLVDGAADLAETIRTWYGPNLRRSALLDEAYEATVPMAFPDREEKWIHFTSAAVRDRKGERIGAVETMTDVSPLKRAEEELKLTVEKLRKATAGIIRAIDLIVETRDPYTAGHQHQVARLAEAVAREMALPADTIEAIYVAASIHDLGKITVPAEILSKPGRISDIERGIIRTHPQVGYDILKTIDFPWPIAEIVLQHHERLDGSGYPRGLRDGEIRIEARIIGLADVVESMGSHRPYRPTLGMERALSEIRKNRGILYDPEVADACLHLIEQGRFAFEEPPGDLHR; from the coding sequence ATGAAGAAAGACGAGCGCAGGACGAAGGCGGATCTCATTGAGGAGCTGGACGCCCTGCGGGCGAAGACGGCCCGGCTGCAGGAGGCCGAGACGGCGCTGCGCGACACCGACGCCCTGTACCGAAGCCTGGCGGAAAGCAGCCCGGTGGGCGTCTTTTTCCTGGTGGGCGGGAAGTTCCGGTTCCTCAACGCCCGGTTCGAGCAGAGCACGGGCTACCGTGCCGACGAGCTCCTGGGACAGGACTCGCTCGTCATTGTCCACCCGGAGGACCGGGAGCAGGTGCGCAGGGACGCCATCGAGATGCTCCGGGGACGCAGGAGCACGCCGTACGAGTTCCGCGCAATCACCAAGGACGGCAGGGTCCGGTGGATTCTCGGCACCGTGGCGCCCGTCACGTTCCGCGGCGAACGGGCCGTCCACGGCAGCTACATGGACATCACGGAACAGAGGGAGACCCGGCAGCGGCTCGCGGAGATGGAAACCGTCGGCGCCTCCATCCTCGACGCACTGCCCGTGGCGGTGCTCGTGCTGCGCGAACGGACGATCCGGTTTGCCAACCGGGCCGCGGAGGAGGTCTTCGGCTGGAAGCCCGATGAGCTCACGGGACGGAGCACCCGGGTCCTCTACCGCAGCGACGCCGAATACGAAGAGATCGGGCGGCGCTTCTACCCCGTGCTGGAGAGGCAGAGGACGCACAGCGAGGAGTTCCCCTGCCGGCACCGGGACGGCCGCGACATCCTCTGCTACGTCAGCACGTCGCGCATCGGTGAAACCCTCCAGGAGAAGGGCATCGTCGCCACCTACGAGGACATCACCGAGCGGAAGCGCGCCGAGGCGGACCTGAAGGAAAGCGAGCAGCGGCTTCACCGCATCATCGACGGGTCGCCCATCGCCGCCTTCGTCATCGGGCGGGACCACCGCGTGCTGCACTGGAACCGGGCCCTCGAGGAGATGAGCGGGCTCCGGGCGTCGGACGTAATCGGAACGGACGGGCACTGGCGGGCCTTTTACCCCGCGAAGCGGCCGTGCCTGGCCGACCTGCTCGTCGACCAGGCCTTCGAATCCATCCCCGTCTGGTACGCGGACCGCTGCAGCCCCTCGAAGCTCATCGAGGAGGCCTACGAGGCGACGGATTACTTCCCCGGCCTGGGCGACGGGGGGAAATGGCTGCGGTTCACGGCGGCCGTCATCCGCGATTCCTCGGGATCCCTGGTCGGCGCCATGGAGACGCTGGAGGATGTGACGGAGCGGAAAAGCGCCGAGGAGGCCCTGAGGGAAAGCGAGGAGAGGCTCCGGGCCATCCTGCATGGGTCGCCCACGCCCACGTTCGTCATCGACGGCCGCCACCGGGTGATCGGCTGGAACCGCGCACTCGAGGAGTTGACGGGCGTCCGGAGCGACGACGTGATCGGCACGGCAAACCATTCCAAGGCGCTCTACGGCCAGGAGCGGCCGACGGCGGCGGACCTGCTCGTCGACGGGGCGGCCGACCTGGCCGAGACGATCCGGACGTGGTACGGGCCGAACCTTCGGCGCTCGGCGCTGCTCGACGAGGCCTACGAGGCCACCGTGCCCATGGCGTTCCCCGACAGGGAGGAGAAGTGGATCCACTTCACCTCGGCGGCCGTGCGCGACAGAAAGGGGGAGAGGATCGGCGCCGTCGAGACGATGACCGACGTCTCGCCCCTGAAGCGCGCCGAGGAAGAGCTCAAGCTCACCGTCGAAAAGCTCCGGAAGGCAACGGCCGGCATCATCCGGGCCATCGACCTCATCGTCGAGACGCGCGACCCCTACACGGCGGGCCACCAGCACCAGGTGGCGCGCCTGGCCGAGGCCGTCGCGCGCGAGATGGCCCTGCCCGCGGACACGATCGAGGCGATCTACGTGGCCGCCTCGATCCACGACCTCGGCAAGATCACCGTGCCCGCCGAGATCCTCAGCAAGCCGGGGCGCATCAGCGACATCGAGAGGGGGATCATCCGCACGCACCCGCAGGTGGGATACGACATCCTCAAGACCATCGACTTCCCGTGGCCGATCGCGGAGATCGTGCTGCAGCACCACGAGCGGCTCGACGGCTCGGGCTACCCCCGCGGACTGCGGGACGGGGAGATCCGCATCGAGGCCAGGATCATCGGCCTCGCCGACGTGGTGGAATCCATGGGCTCCCACAGGCCCTACCGGCCCACGCTCGGCATGGAGCGGGCCCTCTCCGAGATCCGGAAGAACCGGGGCATCCTCTACGACCCGGAGGTCGCCGATGCGTGCCTGCATCTCATCGAGCAGGGGCGCTTCGCCTTCGAGGAGCCGCCGGGAGACCTGCATCGGTAA
- a CDS encoding superoxide dismutase, with amino-acid sequence MEKPHFYSLPKLPYGYKELEPHISGEQLQLHHEKHHQAYVTGANAVFERLEQSRKAGSDLDMKAALKELSFHMGGHLLHSLFWENLAPAGRGGGGKPPGVLGAALDKEFGGFERFRMEFTQAALTVEGSGWAALSWCPISNRPLVLQIEKHNVNVCPALPVLMVLDVWEHAYYLDYKNLRAKFVEAFWNIVNWEAANRRFSALLKGGAR; translated from the coding sequence ATGGAAAAGCCGCACTTTTACTCTTTACCAAAACTGCCCTACGGTTACAAGGAATTGGAGCCGCACATCTCGGGGGAGCAGCTGCAGCTCCACCACGAGAAACATCACCAGGCCTACGTGACGGGGGCCAACGCGGTGTTCGAGCGGCTCGAGCAGTCCCGGAAGGCCGGCAGTGACCTCGACATGAAGGCCGCCCTCAAGGAGTTGTCCTTCCACATGGGCGGGCACCTGCTGCACAGCCTCTTCTGGGAGAACCTCGCGCCGGCGGGCAGAGGCGGCGGCGGAAAGCCCCCCGGGGTTCTCGGGGCGGCCCTCGACAAGGAGTTCGGGGGCTTCGAACGATTCCGGATGGAGTTCACCCAGGCGGCCCTCACCGTGGAGGGCTCCGGCTGGGCCGCCCTGAGCTGGTGCCCGATATCGAACCGGCCCCTCGTCCTGCAGATCGAGAAGCACAACGTGAACGTCTGTCCCGCGCTGCCGGTCTTGATGGTTCTCGACGTCTGGGAGCACGCCTATTACCTGGACTACAAGAATCTCCGGGCGAAGTTCGTCGAGGCCTTCTGGAACATCGTGAACTGGGAGGCGGCCAACCGGCGGTTTTCGGCCCTTCTCAAGGGCGGCGCCCGCTGA
- a CDS encoding DUF4243 domain-containing protein, whose product MDVMDEALELLEDCGPEYGPGFSSHGPMAAEALLALGRGDAVVDWVTAYRRRLRGNPSPGLPVFSGYWFEALGSAGRYADWVSCFEEELREEHWCTVLNVWVPRLLPGMVGAAWHGAIRTGHAVRSLNREESPAKIRELARALAYWAARYQSLPGFPLPDAETRNPLAAIDRVPSLPDGQRLTEGLIYEKVRRLSGFAPFEPVINLTAPPEGISLFAVDLLEAFVRVYLANAKTRGSVITFIHGVTGPGAVCLMATSLLPDISRVALRYAWQASAALYAAIGREIDRAPYDAYDEPTEDLVARAVATGDEHAVKFTEVCLRAHRMDPRPVFLVAARHAVDMLGRPAQDRAAKRKG is encoded by the coding sequence ATGGATGTCATGGATGAGGCCCTCGAGCTCCTGGAGGACTGCGGGCCCGAGTACGGCCCGGGGTTTTCGAGTCACGGGCCCATGGCCGCCGAGGCCCTGCTGGCCTTGGGGCGCGGGGACGCCGTCGTGGACTGGGTCACGGCGTACCGTAGGCGTCTCCGGGGCAACCCGTCCCCGGGTCTCCCCGTCTTCAGCGGGTACTGGTTCGAGGCGCTGGGGAGTGCCGGCCGCTATGCCGACTGGGTGAGCTGTTTCGAGGAGGAGCTGCGCGAGGAGCACTGGTGCACCGTGCTCAACGTGTGGGTGCCCCGGCTGCTGCCCGGCATGGTGGGGGCGGCCTGGCACGGCGCCATCCGAACGGGGCATGCCGTGCGCAGCCTCAACCGGGAGGAGTCCCCCGCGAAGATCCGCGAGCTGGCCCGGGCCCTGGCCTACTGGGCCGCCCGCTACCAGTCTCTGCCGGGCTTCCCGCTGCCCGATGCGGAGACCCGCAACCCCCTTGCCGCGATCGACCGGGTCCCTTCCCTGCCCGACGGGCAGCGCCTGACGGAGGGGCTCATCTACGAGAAAGTGCGGCGGCTCAGCGGCTTTGCGCCCTTCGAGCCGGTCATCAACCTCACGGCGCCTCCCGAAGGCATCTCGCTGTTTGCCGTCGATCTGCTCGAGGCCTTCGTCCGCGTCTACCTGGCCAACGCGAAGACACGGGGGAGCGTCATCACCTTCATCCACGGGGTGACCGGGCCCGGGGCCGTCTGCCTGATGGCGACGAGCCTGCTGCCCGACATCAGCCGCGTCGCCCTGCGCTACGCCTGGCAGGCCTCGGCGGCCCTTTACGCCGCCATCGGGCGCGAAATTGACAGGGCCCCCTACGATGCGTATGATGAGCCCACGGAGGATCTCGTCGCGCGGGCCGTGGCGACCGGCGACGAGCACGCCGTCAAGTTCACCGAGGTGTGCCTCCGGGCGCACCGCATGGACCCGAGGCCGGTCTTTCTCGTCGCGGCCCGACATGCGGTGGACATGCTGGGTCGGCCCGCGCAGGACCGGGCGGCAAAGAGAAAAGGCTGA
- a CDS encoding pyridoxamine 5'-phosphate oxidase family protein has product MKLSEYFENASGMGILATADTAGAVDAAVYAKPHFIDDETVAFIMADRLTHHNIKQNPRACYLFKEAGERYVGRRLYLTRIREIQDPQQVAEMRRKKHPEVAGKYGDENKFIVYFRIDKVLPLIGDKD; this is encoded by the coding sequence ATGAAGCTCAGCGAGTACTTCGAGAATGCGTCAGGCATGGGTATCCTGGCCACGGCGGACACGGCAGGCGCCGTCGATGCCGCGGTCTACGCCAAACCCCACTTCATCGACGATGAGACCGTGGCCTTCATCATGGCCGACCGGCTCACCCACCACAACATCAAGCAGAACCCGCGGGCATGCTATCTCTTCAAGGAGGCGGGCGAGAGGTACGTCGGCAGGCGGCTTTACCTCACGAGGATCCGGGAGATCCAGGACCCTCAGCAGGTCGCCGAGATGCGCCGCAAGAAGCACCCCGAGGTTGCCGGCAAGTACGGCGACGAGAACAAGTTCATCGTCTACTTCAGGATCGACAAGGTCCTCCCGCTCAT